The window AACATGTAGGGCAGACGCGAGGACAGGTTGTCGGAGGCCGTCGCAGCAACGCCGTCTGGCCCGAAGAAGGCCTTGGGCTTGTAGAGCGACTGCGCTCCGATGAAGGCCGCCTTGTCCGTGTTTTTGCGATGGATCAGCGGGATCAATCCGGACTTGGCCAGCTCCGCCTCGCGGCGATCGCTGATCGCGATCTCGGTCGGGCACTTCAGGTCGACGCCACCGTCATCCGTCGGGAAGGTGTGGGTCGGCAGGTTCAGAACCTCGCCGCCCGACTGGACGCCGCGGATGCGGGTGCACCAGCCATACTCCTTGAAGGCCCGGTTGATGTTGACCGCCATCGCATAGGCGGCGTTCATCCAGGCGTATTTCTCGCCCTTGTGACCGTCGGTGTCCTCCTCAAAGGCGAACTCCTCGACCGGCTCCGACTTCGCCCCGTAGGGAACCCGCGCGAGGACCCGCGGCAGGCACAGGCCCACATAGCGGGAGTCGGCGGCGTCGCGCAGGCCCTTCCAGGCCGCGTAGTCCGGCGTGTCGAAGACCTTGCCGAGATCGCGCGGATTGGAGAGCTCCGTCCAGGAGTCCATGCCCATCAGCGTCGGATCGGCGCCGGTGAAAAGCGGGGCATGGGCGGCGGAGGCGACCTTCGACAGATCACGCAGCAGCTGCACGTCCGCCGGGACGTGGCTGAAGTGGTAGTCGCCGACCAAGGCACCGAAGGGCTGGCCGCCGAGCTGTCCGAATTCCTGCTCGTAGATCTGCTTGAAGAGCGGGCTCTGATCCCAGCGGGCGCCGGGATAGGTCTTCAGATTGCGGTAGAGCTCGCTCTTGCCGACATTCATCACCTTGATCTTCAACTGCGAGTCGGTCTCGGAGTTGAAGACGAGGTAGTTGAGGCCGCGCCAGGCGCTCTCGAGCTTCTGGAACTCCGGCGCGTGCAGCACCTCGTTCATCTGCTCGCTGAGCTTAGCATCGAGCCGGGCGATCATCTCCTCGATGGTATCGAGCACGTCGCCCTTGATCAGCGTCTGGTCGGCGAGCGCCTGGTTGACCAGGGTCGCAACCGCATTCTCGACCTCGCTCGCCGCCCGTTCGGTCTTCGGCTTGAAGCTCTGCTTCAGGAGCGCCGAGAAGTCATCGACCTCGCGGACTTCTGCAGTCTCTGTGCCGGGTTGTTTGATCTGTGCTTCCGCCATGGCCGCCTCGCTTACCCGTTGCCGTCCTGCTTGTTATCGTCAGCTGGCTTTTCGCCGAGCTTGTCCTTCAGCGCCGCCATCAGATTTGGATCGGAGAGCAGGGCCTTGAGCTGGTCGCTGGCCGCAACCTTGCCGTCCATGTAGCGCAGCAGGTTGGCGAGCTGCTCGCGCGCCTCCAGCAGCTTGGCGGTCGCCGGAATCTGACGAGCGATCGCAGCCGGGCTGAAATCGTCGAACTTCTTGAATTTCAGCGAAACCGAGAGCTTGTCGCCGCCCTCGCCACCGAGCTTGTTCGGCACGGCGAAAGCAGCACCCGGGGAGATCGCGGCCATGCGCTGGTCGAAATTGTCCATGTCGACGTCGAGGAACTTGCGCTCGCCGATATCGGACTTCTCGACTTCGGAGGCATTGCCGGAGAGATCGGCGAGGACGCCCATGACGAAGGGCAGCTCGATCTTCTGATCCGCATTGTAGGGATCTTCATAGGTGATGTGGACGCGCGGCGGCCTGTTGCGGCGAATGAATCTCTGCCCTGAATCTCCGGCCATGACGGCGCCCCTTCCTCTAGAGGCATCACGCAAGGACAGCGCGATACCACGCTAACGATCCAGCTCGCTATACCATACACACTTGCCAATCGCTTGACAGTTCTCTTCGAACTGCGCGAATCGGCGGCGGCAGAGTTCAGCCAGCCCGACTTTGCAGATGGATGACGTTATCCGCATCCACCGAACGAATGAGGCGCGACGGTCCGTTATCGGGCCGACGCGACGCTATTCGTCGCTGCTCTGCCTTATGCCGACTTCAGGGAGGATATCGCTCAGCAGCGACAGAAAATCCTGCTGCGCCAGCGCACAGGCCTTGTCCATCAGCAAGGGGACCGGATTGGACGGCTCGGCATGGCGGTAGAAGGCAGCCACCGACTTCATCCGGGCGATCGCCTCGGCGCGGTTTGCGACGATCATCGCAGGCACACCTGCAGCCGCCGCGGGCCTTTTTGGCTCGAGCTCGGGCTCGGGCTCAGCCTCCGGCTGTGCGTCTTCTGTCCAGTCGTCCGCGCTTTCCGACGTCTCCGCCTCGGACTCTCCAGCATCGTTGGCCGGCTCGTCCTCTGCGCCACTGTCCTCATCATCGCCGGATGAGGAATTGTCGTCGTCGCCGCTGTCATCATAGCCGCTACTGTCGTCGTAGCTGCTGCTCTCGTCCTCACTGCCGCCGTCGTAGCCGTCACCACCCAGACGCTCGAGCGGCAGCTGATATTTCGTGTCGTCACCGATTTCGAGCATCGCCTTGTCGACATGCTCCGGGAACATGATCTGGATGACCTCGATCAGCGACTTTCCGATCAGGCGTTGCGCCTGCCCGATCAGGAGCACAGCGGGGCTCGACGGCTCGACCCGCCGGAAATAGGTGAGACAGCCGGTGAGCGCAGCCTGCGCCTCGGCAACGGAGGCGCAGGCTCCGGCCGGGACGGCCACTGCAGCGACCATGACCGTGCCGCCGGTGCCGCCTGGCACCTCGACGGCGACGACACCTTGCTGAGCCGGCGCACGTCTTTCGAGCGCGGCCTCGAGGAAGGTGATGATCTGCCCGACCAGCCCCGCCAACCGCGGGAAGGTCACCGCCTGGTCGGCACCGAGGTGCTCGCTCCAGATCGCACGCAGCCGCAAGAGTGCGTCGCGGATCGCCGTCACGTGGCCGAGCATCGCCGTCAGATCGGAGACCTCGGCTTCCTTCAGAGCGGCAGCAATACCGCCGGCATCGGGATGCTGCTCGTCCTCGCTGGCACGCAGCTCGCCCAAGGCGATGAGCTGGCTACGGAACATCACCGGCCCCAGCCGCTTGCTGGTGAAGACCGGAGCATGCTGCAACGGCAGGACGATGGTGGCGTTTTCGTCGAGCCCCTGCAGGGCGACTTCGCGCATGATGAAGTCGCCGTCCTCGGCCCTGGGATAGATCTCCTCCCAATACTCGCCAAGGTAGCTCGTAATCAGCCCGAGGCAGGCTGCAAAGCCGGGGATGTCGCGATTGAGGAGGCAGAGCTTGCCGGCGAGGACGAAGCCGCGCAGATCGCGGCTCTGTTTCAGAATCTTGCCGAGATCATCGAAAGCAGCTGGAAAATCGATCGCGCTGCGATCGAAGGAAACCTGCCGCCCATCGTCCTCGCGACGGAAATAGGAGGTCGGCAGCGCCACTTCCAGGCGCCCCAGCACATTCATGAAATCCGCCTCGGCGTCCGGATCGGGACCGCAGGGGTCGTCGGCCGAAACCGGCTTCGCCAGGTCAGCGAAATTGAGCGCAGCCATGCCCCCTCACCGTTGGTCGAGTATGTCGGGGCTCGGCCGCCAGGCCGTCATTCCACCTGCAGCCGTGTCTCGACCCGGCGATTATCGGCAGAGAACTTGTCGGCGACAACGGGCTTGGTCTGGCCAAGGCCGCGCGGGACGAGTTTGGCGGTATCGACGCCGCGCTCGCTCAGATAGCGCACGACCGCCTTTGCCCGGCGCTCCGACAGGCTCAGATTATAGTCGGCTGTGCCGCTGGCGTCGGTGTGTCCTTCGACCAGGAAGCTGCTCGCCGCGAGTTGCGGGTCCTTTAGCGCCTTGGCGAACTCGTCGAGGTTCAGCTTCGCCTCCGACTCGAGCACATCGGAATTGTACTTAAACTTGACGATGAGATCGAAGGCGCTGGCCGGCTTCACGACGTGACCGGCCTTGTTACATTCGGCTTCGGTGCCGACGCACAAGCCACGCGAAACACCGAGATTCGGCGTCGCGGGCCCGAAGTGCTTGACGATGTCATCCGCCTTGTAGGCCTGCGCCTGCGCGGAAAGTGGCGACAGCGCGCAGAAGCCTGCTGCAAGAGCGGCACTAACCATGACAAGGGCCTGCTTGCGCACGGTCTTCCTCCTGTTTAGGTTCGCTGAGGCGGTTGAAGATTGACGGCGCAAATTATGGCTCGCAGCGCTTGCTGAGTCAATAGTCGTTTCTTGCCGCAACCCATGAGGTCTGGTTGATGCCCGCCGCCCTTGGACAAACTAAAAGACTTGCCTCTTTTACCACGCCGGCCGGGCAAGATGTCTTTTCGCTTCTCAAATTTGAGGCAAGAGAAGCTCTCAGCGAATTGTTCGTCTATCAGGTCGAAGCTACGTGCACGACTGCAAATTCCGACCTACAAAGCTTGATCGGCGAGAAATGCGCCATCAAGATGACGCTTAAGAACGGCAAGGATAGAATCTTCAACGGGGTACTGGTCGAGGCTCAATGGCTTGGCCGCGAGAACGATCTCGACCATTACCGCTTCGTACTGCGCCCCTGGCTCTGGCTGCTCTCGCAGCGCTCGGATTGCCGCATTTTCAAGAACAAGACCGCGATCGACATCATCAAGATCATTTTTGGAAAAGAAGACAAGGCGAGCTTCGACGACCGCGTCAGCGAGAAGCCGCCGGTGATCGACTACTGCGTGCAGTATCGCGAGAGCGATCTCGACTTCGTCCTGCGCTTGATGGAGAAGTACGGCATCTATTACTATTTTCAGCACACCGAAGGCGATCACAAGCTCATCCTCTCAGATGCCCGCGGCTCACATGATGCGGTTACCGCAGCCGCCGAACCGACTTTCGCCGGCGCCGGCAGCGCCTATCCGTTCATGCCGAAGGACAAGAGCCAGCGGCGCCCTATCGAGCATCTGACACAGTGGTCGGCGCAGCGACGGCTGCGCACCGGCAAGGTCGAGCTCAAGGACTATGATTTCGAGAAATCGACCTCCGACCTGACAGCCCGGGCCGAGGAGGGCTTCCCGCGTACCAAGGCGTACGAGGCTTTCGACTATCCGGGAGCATATCTGGAGCGCGGCCAGGGCGATAAGTTCGCCCGAATCCAAGCCCAGGCCGAACAGGCGCAGGACGAGCGCCGCCTCGCCATGGGCGATGCCCCGAGCCTCAACCCCGGCACGCTGATGACGCTGACCGATCACGCGGTCGGGGCGGAGAATGCAGAGTATCTGGTGGTGCGCGCCACACATGCTTATGGCGTGCAGAGCTACCGTTCGTCGAAACGCTCCGACGAAGCGATCTATCACGGCTCCTACGAGTTGCAGAAGGCCGACAAGCGCTTCCGAGCACCCTTGGTGACCCCCTCGCCACTCGTGATCGGCCCCGACACGGCAAAGGTGGTGGGCGAGAAGAACAAGGGCGAGGAAGGCGACATCGACGTCGACAAATATGGCCGCGTCTGGCTGCGCTTCCATTGGGACCGCGAGAAGGAGTCGACATCCTGCCGGGTTCGCGTTGCACAGGCCTGGTCGGGCAAGAACTGGGGCGGGCAGGTCATCCCACGCATCGGCCAAGAGGTCGTCGTCTCCTATATCGGTGGCGACCCGGACCGACCGATCATCACCGGCGCGGTGGTCAACGACCAGCACATGCCGCCCTACGACCTGCCGGCCAACAAGACCCAATCCGGACTCAAGTCGGAATCCACCGATGGCGGCGGCAAGTCGGGCAAGTTCAACGAGATCAAGTTCGAGGATCTCGCCGGCAAGGAGGTCTTCTCCATGCAGGCCGAGCGTGACCACAAGACCGAGGTCTTCAACCTCGAGACTCGCGATGTCGGCAAGAACTTCGAGGGCGGCCCGACCGACTTCGCCCGCACTACACAGATCCTGAGCGGCAGTGACAAGCTGCACGTCAAGCAGGGCAAGCGTTATGTCGAGGCCGCGCTGGAGATCAAGCTGGTCTGCGGCGAGAGCGAGATCACGATGACGCCGACCAACATCACCATCTCCTCGCCGACGATCACGGTCCAAAGCACCGGCAAGACCGAAATCCATGGCGGCGGTGCGACTACGATCACCGGCGGCATCATCAAGATCAACTGAGGCGGCGATGTCGAAACTTCGCTTCAGCACGGCGCAGCAGGTCTTTGAGGCCTTTCCGACTGCGCGGCAGGTCATCGGCACCGCACCGACCAGTGAGCCGCCGCTGACCTTCCTGCGCGCCCTGGTCAAAACTGGCGAACACAAGGACGCGATCGGCTTCTGCGCTTTCCTGATGCCGCGCCGCGAGACAGTCTGGTGGGCGCTGCAAAGCATCCAGCGCATGATGCCACCTGGAACTCCGGCCGATCCCGGCCTAAAGTTGGCTGAGGCCTGGGTGCGCGACCCGACCGACGAGACACGCCGGGCTGCTCTGGCACTGGGCGAGAGCGGCCATCATGCCAGCCTGGGCACCTGGGTCGCACTCGCGGCCGGCTATTCCGGTGGAAGCATGGTCGCGACTCACACCATACCCTCTCCCCCGGACCTAACGGCAAAGACGGCACGCATAGCGGTATTAACCGCGCTTGGGCGCGTACCCGAGCGCGAGCGTGATACCGCATTGCGAAACTGCGTCGAAGCGTGCATTCGTCTGCTCGATGACGAAAGCGGCAGGACCAGACCATAACATGGCCCCGGCGCCAATGCGGCTGCCAGGGCCCGGCGACGGCAAGGCGGGCGGCCCGACATGGCGCTGACGCTGACGATCGAGAATCAGGCCTCGCTGCCGGATGGCGGCCCGTTGAGCGTGACGCTGAGCGGCGGGCGCGGACTCGACATTGGTCGTGACCAGCATCTCGACTGGTGTTTGCCCGACCCGAGCCGCGCCGTCTCCGGCCGCCATTGCGAGATCCGCTTCAACGACAACGCCTATTGGCTGCGCGACATCTCGACCAACGGCACCTTCGTCAATGGCGGAGCTTATCGCGTGCAGTCGCCCTACCGATTGCAGCATGGCGACCGCCTCGAGATCGGCCATTACCTCATCGCGGTCGCGATCGACGAAGCCGAGCGCGGAGCGCCCGGCCCTGCCGAGCGATCGGCCATGCCGCCGCCGCCGGGAGAATCGCTGTGGGAGTCGAATGGCGACGAGGCACCGCCGATCGCCCGTCGCGACCTGATCCCACCGCAGAAGTACCAGCCGGTGCACGCGCCTTTCATCGACTGGGCCGCCGATATCCCGACGCCGGCCGAGTCAGCGCAAGCCTACGCGCCGCAACCGGCCGCGCCGCCGCCCTCGTCACGGCCCGACGATCTCGCCTGGGCGCCCTACCAGGCCCCTCCAATTCCCGAGCCCGAGCCGATCGCGCCGATCCCGACGCCGCGCCGGCCACCTTCGCAAGGCGGCAATGGCGATCCCTGGAACGAGGCTCAAGCCGCGCCGCCAGGGCGCCCGAGCTTCGATGCGCCGCACGAGCCGGCGCCATCGCGCCCCGCTCCTCCGCCTACACCGATGGGGGCTCCGATTGGCGGCCCGGGAATCTCGCCGGCCGAGTTCATCGCCCGCTTCGCCCGCGGTGCCGGCCTGCCGGTCGAGGAACTGTCATGGCAGGACCCCGGCGCCTTCGCCCAGCAGACCGGCGCGCTCATGCGCCTGATCGCTATCGAGCTCAAGGCCCTGCTGGCGGCCCGTGCCGAGAGCAAGCGCATCGCCCGCAGCTCGAACCAGACGATGATCCAGGCACAGGACAACAACCCGCTAAAGTTCTCGCCGACGATCGAGGATGCGCTGAAGCTGATCTTCGGACGGCCGACCAGCGGCTATCTCAGCGCCCAGAAAGCGTTCGAGGAGAGCTTCAAGGATCTCAAAATCCACCAGATCAAGACCTATTCGGCCATGCAGCATGCACTGCGCATGCTGGTCGAGGATCTCGATCCGCAGGCGGTCGCCGAGGGCCTCGACGCCGGTCGCGGGATCGAAGGTCTGCTGTCCTCGCGCAAGGGCAAGCTCTGGGACGCCTATGTCGCGCGCTGGGAAGCGAAGACCGCGCCTTACGAGGACGGGCTGGTCGACGCCTTCATGCTCTATTTCGCCGAGTGTTACGATCGCGGCGGCCGCTGAACCAAACGCTTAGGTCAACGGCACCACCAGCCCGTCGCGGATCGTGACTTGGCGGTCCATGCGCCGGGCAAGGTCGAGATTGTGCGTCGCGATCAGGGCAGCCAACCCAGACGCGCGCGCGAGCGCCACCAACGTGTTGAAGACGTGCAGCGCAGTCTGCGGGTCGAGATTGCCGGTCGGCTCGTCGGCCAGCAGCACGCGCGGCGCATTGGCGACGGCACGCCCTATCGCGACACGTTGCTGCTCGCCGCCCGACAACTCGCCCGGCAGATGGTCGAGCCGCTCGCCGAGGCCGAGGAAGCTCAGCAACTCAGTCGCGCGCGATTTCGCCTCGACCTTGCCGAGCCCGCGGATGCGCTGCGGCAGGATGACGTTCTCCAGCGCCGTGAACTCCGGCAGGAGATGGTGGAACTGGTAGACGAAGCCGATCTCGGTACGCCGGAGCCGGGTCAGGCCCTTGTCGTCGAGCTGCGAGGTCGGCACGCCGCCAATGAAGACCTCGCCGCTGTCAGGACTCTCGAGCAAGCCGGCGACATGCAGCAAAGTCGACTTGCCGGTGCCGCTCGGCGCGACCAACGCCACGAGCTCGCCTGGCCAGATCGCGAAATCGGCCTTGCGCAGCACCTCGAGCGGCCTGTCGGATTGGGGGTAGTAGCGCTCGATCTGGGAGAGAAAGAGCGCTGGCGTCTCGGTTGCCATCGATCGAAATCCTCAACCCATCCGCAGGGCTTTGACGGGGTCGAGACGCGCCGCCTTCCAGGCCGGGTAGAGCGTGGCCAGCAGCGACAGGATGAGCGTCATGATGACGACGCTCATGACCTCGCGCCAGTCGATCACCGACGGGATGTCACTCAGGAAGCGCACCGTCGGATCCCAGGGATTGATCCCGAGCAGCTTGCTCAAGCCCTTGTTGATGGTCTGGATGTTCTTGGCGAAGGCGATGCCGAGGACGAATCCGGCGAAGGTTCCGACCACGCCGATCGTCGCGCCCGTGATCAGGAAGACCCGCAGCACGGTACCGCGTGAGGCGCCCATGGTGCGCATGATCGCGATATCCTCAGTCTTATCCTTCACCAGCATGATCAGGCCGGAGACGATGTTCAGCGTCGCAACCAGCACGATCAAGGTCAGGATGATGAACATCACATTGCGCTCGACCTCGAGCGCATTGAAGAAGGTGCGGTTGCGCTGACGCCAGTCAGACAGGACCAGCGGCCTCGGCGGATCGGCCTCGATCCGGTCACGCACCGCCTGCGTCTGGTCGGGATTGTCGATGAAGATCTCGATGACGTTCACGTCGCCATCGCGGTTGAAATAGGCTTGGCTTTCGGCGAGCGGCATGAAGACGAAGGAAGCGTCGAACTCCGACATGCCGATCTCGAACACCGCCGTGACCGGATAGGCCTTGATCCGCGGCGCCGTGCCGAACGGCGTCGATGCCCCGCGCGGCGTGACGATGGTGATGGTGTCGCCGGCCTGCAGGCCGAGCGAGCCGGCGAGCCGGCGGCCAATCGCGACGCCGCCCGCGGAGGCGAAGCCGTCGAGCGTGCCCTGGCGGACATTGTTGGCGATGAACGGGATCGACTTGATGTCGTCTTCCGAGATGCCGCGCACCAGCACGCCGCCATTGCCGACCTGCGAGGATGCGAGCGCCTGCCCCTCGACCAGCGGGATCGCCAGCTTGATGCCCTGGACCTGGCGCAGCTTGGTCGCGACCTGCTCGTAATCGTCGAGCGGCCGATCGATCGGCGTCGCGAAGATGTGGCCGTTGACGCCGACGATCTTCTCCAGCAGCTCCTTGCGGAAGCCGTTCATCACCGACATCACGATGATCAGCGTGGCGACGCCGAGCAGGATGCCGAGGAAAGAGAAGCCGGCGATGACCGAGACGAAGCCCTCGCGCCGGCGCGTGCGCAGATAGCGGCCGGCGAGCAGCCATTCGAATCCGGCGAAGGGCTTGGTGCCGGTCGGCACGCTCTTGGCGCCCCGGGCTTCGGCGACGGCGCTCATGACCGCCCTCCTCCGCTCACGCGTTCGTCTCCGCGCCCTTGCCTGGGAAGCGCGCCAGCGCCGCCTCGAGCGAGACCAGTTCACGCTCGCCGCCGGCGCGGCGCTTGAGCTCGACCTTGCCTTCGGCCAGCCCCTTCG is drawn from Bosea sp. Tri-49 and contains these coding sequences:
- a CDS encoding lipoprotein-releasing ABC transporter permease subunit, with the protein product MSAVAEARGAKSVPTGTKPFAGFEWLLAGRYLRTRRREGFVSVIAGFSFLGILLGVATLIIVMSVMNGFRKELLEKIVGVNGHIFATPIDRPLDDYEQVATKLRQVQGIKLAIPLVEGQALASSQVGNGGVLVRGISEDDIKSIPFIANNVRQGTLDGFASAGGVAIGRRLAGSLGLQAGDTITIVTPRGASTPFGTAPRIKAYPVTAVFEIGMSEFDASFVFMPLAESQAYFNRDGDVNVIEIFIDNPDQTQAVRDRIEADPPRPLVLSDWRQRNRTFFNALEVERNVMFIILTLIVLVATLNIVSGLIMLVKDKTEDIAIMRTMGASRGTVLRVFLITGATIGVVGTFAGFVLGIAFAKNIQTINKGLSKLLGINPWDPTVRFLSDIPSVIDWREVMSVVIMTLILSLLATLYPAWKAARLDPVKALRMG
- a CDS encoding type VI secretion system protein TssA; translation: MAALNFADLAKPVSADDPCGPDPDAEADFMNVLGRLEVALPTSYFRREDDGRQVSFDRSAIDFPAAFDDLGKILKQSRDLRGFVLAGKLCLLNRDIPGFAACLGLITSYLGEYWEEIYPRAEDGDFIMREVALQGLDENATIVLPLQHAPVFTSKRLGPVMFRSQLIALGELRASEDEQHPDAGGIAAALKEAEVSDLTAMLGHVTAIRDALLRLRAIWSEHLGADQAVTFPRLAGLVGQIITFLEAALERRAPAQQGVVAVEVPGGTGGTVMVAAVAVPAGACASVAEAQAALTGCLTYFRRVEPSSPAVLLIGQAQRLIGKSLIEVIQIMFPEHVDKAMLEIGDDTKYQLPLERLGGDGYDGGSEDESSSYDDSSGYDDSGDDDNSSSGDDEDSGAEDEPANDAGESEAETSESADDWTEDAQPEAEPEPELEPKRPAAAAGVPAMIVANRAEAIARMKSVAAFYRHAEPSNPVPLLMDKACALAQQDFLSLLSDILPEVGIRQSSDE
- a CDS encoding type VI secretion system Vgr family protein, giving the protein MPAALGQTKRLASFTTPAGQDVFSLLKFEAREALSELFVYQVEATCTTANSDLQSLIGEKCAIKMTLKNGKDRIFNGVLVEAQWLGRENDLDHYRFVLRPWLWLLSQRSDCRIFKNKTAIDIIKIIFGKEDKASFDDRVSEKPPVIDYCVQYRESDLDFVLRLMEKYGIYYYFQHTEGDHKLILSDARGSHDAVTAAAEPTFAGAGSAYPFMPKDKSQRRPIEHLTQWSAQRRLRTGKVELKDYDFEKSTSDLTARAEEGFPRTKAYEAFDYPGAYLERGQGDKFARIQAQAEQAQDERRLAMGDAPSLNPGTLMTLTDHAVGAENAEYLVVRATHAYGVQSYRSSKRSDEAIYHGSYELQKADKRFRAPLVTPSPLVIGPDTAKVVGEKNKGEEGDIDVDKYGRVWLRFHWDREKESTSCRVRVAQAWSGKNWGGQVIPRIGQEVVVSYIGGDPDRPIITGAVVNDQHMPPYDLPANKTQSGLKSESTDGGGKSGKFNEIKFEDLAGKEVFSMQAERDHKTEVFNLETRDVGKNFEGGPTDFARTTQILSGSDKLHVKQGKRYVEAALEIKLVCGESEITMTPTNITISSPTITVQSTGKTEIHGGGATTITGGIIKIN
- a CDS encoding ABC transporter ATP-binding protein, which codes for MATETPALFLSQIERYYPQSDRPLEVLRKADFAIWPGELVALVAPSGTGKSTLLHVAGLLESPDSGEVFIGGVPTSQLDDKGLTRLRRTEIGFVYQFHHLLPEFTALENVILPQRIRGLGKVEAKSRATELLSFLGLGERLDHLPGELSGGEQQRVAIGRAVANAPRVLLADEPTGNLDPQTALHVFNTLVALARASGLAALIATHNLDLARRMDRQVTIRDGLVVPLT
- the tssC gene encoding type VI secretion system contractile sheath large subunit, with product MAEAQIKQPGTETAEVREVDDFSALLKQSFKPKTERAASEVENAVATLVNQALADQTLIKGDVLDTIEEMIARLDAKLSEQMNEVLHAPEFQKLESAWRGLNYLVFNSETDSQLKIKVMNVGKSELYRNLKTYPGARWDQSPLFKQIYEQEFGQLGGQPFGALVGDYHFSHVPADVQLLRDLSKVASAAHAPLFTGADPTLMGMDSWTELSNPRDLGKVFDTPDYAAWKGLRDAADSRYVGLCLPRVLARVPYGAKSEPVEEFAFEEDTDGHKGEKYAWMNAAYAMAVNINRAFKEYGWCTRIRGVQSGGEVLNLPTHTFPTDDGGVDLKCPTEIAISDRREAELAKSGLIPLIHRKNTDKAAFIGAQSLYKPKAFFGPDGVAATASDNLSSRLPYMFAVSRFAHYLKCMVRDKVGSYKEREPLRRWLQEWITEYVDGDPLNSSEETKARKPLSEARIDVFEDEENPGYYSAKFYLRPHFQLEGMDIGLSLVSRLPAPKT
- the tssB gene encoding type VI secretion system contractile sheath small subunit produces the protein MAGDSGQRFIRRNRPPRVHITYEDPYNADQKIELPFVMGVLADLSGNASEVEKSDIGERKFLDVDMDNFDQRMAAISPGAAFAVPNKLGGEGGDKLSVSLKFKKFDDFSPAAIARQIPATAKLLEAREQLANLLRYMDGKVAASDQLKALLSDPNLMAALKDKLGEKPADDNKQDGNG
- the tagH gene encoding type VI secretion system-associated FHA domain protein TagH; its protein translation is MALTLTIENQASLPDGGPLSVTLSGGRGLDIGRDQHLDWCLPDPSRAVSGRHCEIRFNDNAYWLRDISTNGTFVNGGAYRVQSPYRLQHGDRLEIGHYLIAVAIDEAERGAPGPAERSAMPPPPGESLWESNGDEAPPIARRDLIPPQKYQPVHAPFIDWAADIPTPAESAQAYAPQPAAPPPSSRPDDLAWAPYQAPPIPEPEPIAPIPTPRRPPSQGGNGDPWNEAQAAPPGRPSFDAPHEPAPSRPAPPPTPMGAPIGGPGISPAEFIARFARGAGLPVEELSWQDPGAFAQQTGALMRLIAIELKALLAARAESKRIARSSNQTMIQAQDNNPLKFSPTIEDALKLIFGRPTSGYLSAQKAFEESFKDLKIHQIKTYSAMQHALRMLVEDLDPQAVAEGLDAGRGIEGLLSSRKGKLWDAYVARWEAKTAPYEDGLVDAFMLYFAECYDRGGR
- a CDS encoding OmpA family protein codes for the protein MRKQALVMVSAALAAGFCALSPLSAQAQAYKADDIVKHFGPATPNLGVSRGLCVGTEAECNKAGHVVKPASAFDLIVKFKYNSDVLESEAKLNLDEFAKALKDPQLAASSFLVEGHTDASGTADYNLSLSERRAKAVVRYLSERGVDTAKLVPRGLGQTKPVVADKFSADNRRVETRLQVE
- a CDS encoding DUF6931 family protein; translation: MSKLRFSTAQQVFEAFPTARQVIGTAPTSEPPLTFLRALVKTGEHKDAIGFCAFLMPRRETVWWALQSIQRMMPPGTPADPGLKLAEAWVRDPTDETRRAALALGESGHHASLGTWVALAAGYSGGSMVATHTIPSPPDLTAKTARIAVLTALGRVPERERDTALRNCVEACIRLLDDESGRTRP